In the genome of Pseudomonas protegens, one region contains:
- a CDS encoding VOC family protein, with translation MSVNPIPEGFNGVTPYLGIKHAAEAIEFYKQAFGAVESMRLEMPDGRVGHAELRIGGSAIMLGSPCEQTPMDSPDTHKTSVGLHLYVEDVDSSFARAIAAGATAVSAVQDQFYGDRSGSLRDPFGHVWFLASRKETLSAEEIARRAREMFQQQPG, from the coding sequence ACTCCCTACCTGGGCATCAAGCACGCCGCCGAGGCCATCGAGTTCTACAAGCAGGCCTTCGGCGCGGTGGAAAGCATGCGCCTGGAGATGCCCGACGGCCGCGTCGGCCACGCCGAACTGCGCATCGGCGGCTCGGCCATCATGCTCGGCAGCCCCTGCGAACAAACCCCGATGGACAGCCCCGACACCCACAAGACCTCGGTCGGGCTGCATCTGTATGTGGAAGATGTCGACAGCAGCTTCGCCCGGGCGATTGCCGCCGGCGCCACCGCAGTGTCGGCGGTGCAGGACCAGTTCTACGGCGACCGCAGCGGCAGCCTGCGCGACCCGTTCGGCCATGTATGGTTCCTGGCCAGCCGCAAGGAAACGCTGAGCGCCGAGGAAATCGCTCGGCGGGCGCGGGAAATGTTCCAGCAACAACCCGGCTGA